A stretch of DNA from Streptomyces rubradiris:
GCTCCTCGGGCTCGACCTCGGCGCAGACGACTACCTCACCAAGCCTTACAGTCCGCGCGAACTGACCGCGCGGGTACGGGCGCTGCTGCGGCGGGCCAGGAAGTCGGCGCCGGCCGGGACGACGCTGCTGCGGGTCGGCGAGGTAGAGCTGGACACCGCGCGGTTCGAGGCCCGGGTCTCGGGCCGGCCGGTGACACTGACTGCGAGGGAGTTCTCCATCCTGGAGTCGCTGGCACGCGAGCCCGGGCGGGTCTTCACCCGGGCACAGATCATTGAGCGGGTCTTCGGCTTCGATCAGGAGGTGCTGGAGCGTACGGTCGACGCGCACGTGATGAACCTGCGGCGGAAGCTGGAGGTGCCGGGAAGCCCGAGGCTGCTGGAGACGGTGTACGGACGGGGTTACCGGCTCGCGGAGGGAACCTGAGTGGTTCACAGGGGCGGGGCCGGGCGCGCGCTCAGGGTGATGGTGAACGTCGTGCCCACCCCGACCGTGCTCGCCACGTCGATGGCGCCCCGGTGGTCGGTCACGATCTGCCGGGCGATCGCCAGGCCGAGGCCGCTGCCGCCTGTCGCCCGCCCCCGTGACGTGTCCGCCCGCCAGAAGCGGTCGAAGAGGTACGGCAGGTGTTCCGCCGGTATCCCGTCGCCGGTGTCCCGCACCTCGACAACGGCCGTCTCGCCGTGCGGGACGAGGGCCAGTGTCACGCGCCCGCCGGACGGCGTGGCGCGCAGCGCGTTGCCGATGAGGTTGCCGACGACCTGGCGGAGCCGGTCCGCGTCGGCGGTCACGTACACCGGGTGCGGGGCCTCCACCTCCAACGTCACGCCCGCCGTCCCGGCGCGGGCGCGGTACGCGGTGCGGGTGGCTTCGAGGAGATCTCGCAGGTCGACCTCGGAGCGGTGGTACGTGAGCGCGCCGGCTTCGGCGAGCGCGAGGTCCTGGAGGTCGTCCACGATCCGCTGCTGGAGCAGCGCCTCCTCGTGGAGGGAGTCGAGCAGTTCGGGCGT
This window harbors:
- a CDS encoding response regulator transcription factor, which encodes MSARILVAEDDEKQSRLIRAYLEREGNAVQVVADGRAALEKARSIRPDLIVLDVMLPYVDGLDVCRILRTEPGTADVPILLLTARTTEEDMLLGLDLGADDYLTKPYSPRELTARVRALLRRARKSAPAGTTLLRVGEVELDTARFEARVSGRPVTLTAREFSILESLAREPGRVFTRAQIIERVFGFDQEVLERTVDAHVMNLRRKLEVPGSPRLLETVYGRGYRLAEGT
- a CDS encoding sensor histidine kinase; protein product: MDDLQDLALAEAGALTYHRSEVDLRDLLEATRTAYRARAGTAGVTLEVEAPHPVYVTADADRLRQVVGNLIGNALRATPSGGRVTLALVPHGETAVVEVRDTGDGIPAEHLPYLFDRFWRADTSRGRATGGSGLGLAIARQIVTDHRGAIDVASTVGVGTTFTITLSARPAPPL